A part of Streptomyces sp. NBC_01235 genomic DNA contains:
- a CDS encoding YncE family protein, translating into MHRRTLTAATTLAIVLGSVALSTTPASADTSRPIAVSDADDTVVDGLHQQLYFSDRYQNRIVVTDYTGKVTATLTDLPQVRDLELSPDSGTLYAAIQGADKIVAFDTATLARSAEYATGEKTAPSRLAYAEGKLWFGYGDQWDSGLGVVDLTAQSPTVTLDLAAGHDFATPPELYADPDNPGTLLALDSGISSGPIIVYDVSTGTPAIRVSANKGGFYNDAALTPDGQNVVVAGPGNRALTEYRLSDLEQVRTYPVASEPETVSIAEDGTVAATVLDTDNLGDTYVFGNDPARPPSIRNLSSNWMPWFGHSMNWSHDGTQLFVLTGSNESTQFHAVDAPRKYVTTLTVDAPATATRAKSLTVKGSLTSGLALPAGTPLAVTRTDMESPNGKSLGTRPLGSGGSFSFTDIPPAGGTVKYTVTYAGDASHTAVTASDTVAVSRATSSLTLNNNGKLYAYGADVAFTARLGTTYTNRSVEIWADPAGADKPKKLVKTGKVNSSGNLSVTLDMSRDTTLTAVFKGDARYAPKSVTATAYAKVKVSTTLSKHYKTGKIGNTTYQYFHKNTDVICTTTMSYYKGRKQRVQLQVYSGGKWYDTASEYFALGTNGKSVVNLGHAGQSGIRARVRSSYIDSSSGDTVNSTTHGAWKYFYFSN; encoded by the coding sequence ATGCACAGACGCACTCTCACGGCCGCTACGACGCTGGCGATCGTCTTGGGCTCAGTGGCGCTCAGCACCACACCGGCGTCCGCCGACACCAGCAGGCCCATCGCCGTCTCGGACGCGGACGACACCGTCGTCGACGGCCTGCACCAGCAGCTGTACTTCAGCGATCGGTACCAGAATCGGATCGTCGTCACCGACTACACCGGTAAGGTCACCGCCACCCTCACCGACCTGCCGCAGGTCCGGGACCTGGAGCTGAGCCCGGACTCCGGGACGCTGTATGCCGCGATCCAAGGGGCCGACAAGATCGTCGCTTTCGACACGGCGACCCTCGCCCGGAGCGCCGAATACGCGACCGGTGAGAAGACCGCTCCCTCCCGACTCGCCTACGCCGAAGGCAAGTTGTGGTTCGGCTACGGCGACCAGTGGGACTCCGGACTCGGCGTCGTGGACCTGACGGCCCAGAGCCCGACGGTGACGCTCGACCTGGCTGCCGGGCACGACTTCGCCACTCCGCCCGAGCTGTACGCCGACCCCGACAACCCGGGCACACTGCTGGCCCTCGACTCGGGCATCAGCTCCGGCCCGATCATCGTCTACGACGTCTCGACCGGCACCCCGGCCATCCGCGTCTCCGCGAACAAGGGCGGCTTCTACAACGACGCGGCCCTCACCCCGGACGGTCAGAACGTCGTCGTGGCGGGCCCGGGCAACCGGGCGCTCACCGAGTACCGGCTCTCCGACCTGGAGCAGGTGCGCACCTACCCGGTCGCCTCCGAACCGGAGACGGTCAGCATCGCCGAGGACGGCACGGTCGCGGCCACCGTCCTCGACACCGACAACCTCGGCGACACCTACGTCTTCGGCAACGACCCCGCGCGCCCGCCCAGCATCCGTAACTTGTCGTCCAACTGGATGCCCTGGTTCGGGCACTCGATGAACTGGTCGCACGACGGCACCCAGCTGTTCGTGCTGACCGGGTCCAACGAATCCACCCAGTTCCACGCCGTCGACGCTCCCCGCAAGTACGTCACCACACTGACGGTCGACGCCCCCGCCACGGCCACCCGGGCCAAGTCCCTCACCGTCAAGGGCAGTCTCACCTCCGGCCTGGCTCTGCCCGCCGGGACCCCGCTGGCCGTCACCCGAACCGACATGGAGTCACCGAACGGAAAGTCGCTCGGCACCAGGCCCCTCGGATCGGGCGGCAGCTTCTCCTTCACGGACATCCCGCCGGCCGGCGGCACCGTCAAGTACACGGTGACCTACGCGGGCGACGCGTCCCACACCGCGGTCACCGCCTCCGACACGGTCGCCGTCTCGCGCGCCACGTCGAGCCTGACCCTGAACAACAACGGCAAGCTCTACGCCTACGGTGCCGACGTCGCCTTCACCGCGCGCCTCGGCACCACGTACACGAACCGTTCCGTGGAGATCTGGGCCGACCCAGCCGGCGCCGACAAGCCGAAGAAGCTCGTCAAGACCGGCAAGGTCAACTCCAGCGGCAACCTGTCGGTCACCCTCGACATGAGCCGTGACACCACCCTGACCGCGGTGTTCAAGGGCGACGCCCGCTATGCCCCGAAGTCGGTCACGGCCACGGCCTACGCCAAGGTGAAGGTCTCGACGACCCTCTCCAAGCACTACAAGACCGGCAAGATCGGCAACACGACGTACCAGTACTTCCACAAGAACACGGACGTCATCTGCACCACGACGATGAGCTACTACAAGGGCCGCAAGCAGCGGGTCCAGCTCCAGGTGTACTCGGGCGGCAAGTGGTACGACACCGCCAGCGAGTACTTCGCCCTCGGCACCAACGGCAAGTCGGTCGTCAACCTGGGCCACGCCGGTCAGTCCGGCATCCGCGCCCGTGTTCGCTCCTCCTACATCGACAGCAGTTCCGGGGACACGGTGAACTCCACCACTCATGGCGCTTGGAAGTACTTCTACTTCTCCAACTAG
- a CDS encoding S26 family signal peptidase — MTALHRPHFLTRSHQRSAGPRSALPSWALWTALLAVAAVSCALLRTGAGGWALAAAVPAVMCGVAMTLVLLRRTLVAVTVNGPSMEPAYHDGDRVLVRRNPALVRGMVAVVEPQKANGGWAAPPLKSSARAAELSRRRWIIKRIAAVPGDPVPREAVPALAAAGEDRVPPGRLVLLGDNADASLDSRHYGYFPTDRVLGTVLRPLAPTRSDEQRSTPLRLR; from the coding sequence ATGACCGCACTGCACCGACCGCATTTCCTCACCCGTTCCCACCAGCGATCGGCGGGCCCGCGTTCGGCACTCCCGTCATGGGCACTGTGGACGGCGCTGCTGGCCGTGGCGGCCGTGAGCTGCGCCCTGCTGCGCACCGGGGCGGGCGGCTGGGCCCTGGCAGCGGCCGTGCCGGCCGTGATGTGTGGCGTCGCCATGACGCTGGTGCTGCTGCGGCGCACGCTGGTAGCGGTGACCGTAAACGGCCCCAGCATGGAACCGGCCTACCACGACGGCGACAGGGTCCTGGTCCGCCGGAATCCGGCGCTCGTGCGCGGAATGGTGGCCGTGGTGGAGCCTCAAAAAGCAAACGGCGGCTGGGCGGCACCGCCACTCAAGTCCTCCGCACGGGCGGCCGAGTTGTCCCGCCGCCGGTGGATCATCAAACGGATCGCCGCGGTGCCGGGCGACCCTGTACCGCGCGAGGCGGTTCCCGCCCTGGCCGCCGCGGGCGAGGACCGGGTTCCGCCCGGCCGTCTGGTGCTGCTCGGAGACAACGCTGACGCCAGCCTCGACTCCCGGCATTACGGCTACTTCCCCACCGACCGCGTCCTGGGCACGGTGCTGCGCCCGCTCGCACCGACGCGGAGTGACGAACAGCGATCAACTCCCCTGCGGTTGCGATGA
- a CDS encoding serine hydrolase domain-containing protein has protein sequence MPLRPARPLRAVLRPRLGSVFVIAATSLAVLVPAAAGTAGTAAGPVDDRTLQRQIDRFVSEPGGPPGIIAMLRNGRHTRVLRAGVADLATGRLPHVKDRMRIASTAKAFSGAVALSLVDRGALGLDDTLRKRLPQLPDTWGQVTLRQLLNHTSGLPDYLQDPEFAAVLAADPRHHFDSRHLLDYVADEPLRFSPGSRYEYSNSDNIAVALMAEAVTGTPYEQLLRQLVYRPLELRDTSLPHGYRMPEPYLHGYDVSDPTSPKDISELFSASGAWASGGIISTPVDMTRFIRGYASGALYGKGIVREQRRWITGASEPAGPGRNTAGLGIFRYTTRCGVVLGHTGNFPGYTQLVAATPDGRRSLTFSITSQINRTSDPARLEQLRAIQENSVCALLRDGR, from the coding sequence ATGCCTCTGCGTCCCGCACGGCCTCTTCGTGCCGTCCTGCGACCACGTCTCGGGTCCGTGTTCGTCATCGCGGCCACCTCTTTGGCGGTACTGGTACCCGCCGCCGCGGGCACCGCCGGCACCGCTGCCGGGCCGGTGGACGACCGTACGCTGCAGCGTCAGATCGACCGGTTCGTGAGCGAGCCGGGCGGTCCTCCCGGAATCATCGCCATGCTGCGCAACGGTCGGCACACCCGCGTGTTGCGGGCCGGCGTCGCCGACCTGGCAACGGGCCGCCTGCCGCATGTGAAGGACCGCATGCGGATCGCGAGCACGGCCAAGGCCTTCAGCGGAGCGGTGGCACTGTCCCTCGTCGACCGCGGCGCACTGGGTCTGGACGACACCTTGCGCAAGCGCCTCCCGCAGCTCCCGGACACCTGGGGCCAGGTGACGCTGCGGCAGCTGCTGAACCACACCAGCGGCCTGCCGGACTACTTGCAGGACCCCGAGTTCGCCGCGGTGCTCGCGGCCGACCCGCGCCACCACTTCGACTCCCGCCACCTGCTCGACTACGTGGCCGACGAGCCCCTGCGGTTCAGCCCGGGCAGCCGGTACGAGTACTCCAACTCCGACAACATCGCCGTCGCCCTGATGGCAGAAGCGGTCACCGGTACCCCGTACGAACAACTCCTGCGGCAACTGGTCTACAGGCCGCTGGAGCTGCGCGACACCAGCCTCCCGCATGGCTACCGCATGCCCGAGCCCTACCTGCACGGGTACGACGTGAGTGACCCCACGTCTCCAAAGGACATCAGCGAACTCTTCAGCGCCTCCGGTGCATGGGCATCCGGCGGCATCATCTCCACTCCGGTCGACATGACCCGCTTCATCCGCGGCTACGCCTCAGGCGCGCTCTACGGCAAGGGCATCGTGCGGGAGCAGCGCCGGTGGATCACAGGGGCGTCCGAACCCGCCGGTCCGGGACGCAACACCGCGGGACTGGGCATCTTCCGCTACACGACACGGTGCGGCGTCGTGCTGGGCCACACCGGCAACTTCCCGGGCTACACGCAACTGGTGGCCGCCACTCCTGACGGCCGGCGCTCACTGACGTTCTCGATCACGAGCCAGATCAACAGGACCAGCGATCCCGCGCGGCTCGAGCAACTGCGCGCCATCCAGGAGAACTCCGTCTGCGCACTGCTGCGCGACGGGCGGTGA
- a CDS encoding TlpA family protein disulfide reductase, whose protein sequence is MPILTAALVLVGALCTLDLILTLGVIKRLREHTDLLANNSGMGAPALAAGEEVGAFTATTMDGEPLTGEQLAEDTLVAFFSPTCGPCKETMPKFVQYAPTVPGGRDRVLAVVVGEPDETAGPVGALSPVARVVVENVDGALGEAFKVKAYPTVLKVGRGGDGRLVVRSNAVDLSRPDVAAV, encoded by the coding sequence ATGCCCATCTTGACAGCGGCCCTGGTACTCGTAGGAGCGCTCTGCACGCTGGACCTGATCCTCACACTGGGCGTGATCAAACGGCTCCGCGAGCACACAGACCTGCTCGCGAACAACAGCGGCATGGGTGCGCCGGCGCTGGCGGCCGGCGAGGAAGTCGGCGCGTTCACGGCCACCACCATGGACGGCGAGCCACTGACCGGGGAGCAGCTGGCCGAGGACACCTTGGTGGCGTTCTTCTCCCCGACCTGTGGGCCGTGCAAGGAGACCATGCCGAAGTTCGTGCAGTACGCGCCGACGGTGCCCGGCGGGCGTGATCGGGTACTGGCGGTCGTGGTCGGCGAACCCGACGAGACCGCGGGGCCTGTCGGCGCACTGAGTCCGGTGGCCCGCGTGGTGGTCGAGAACGTCGACGGCGCGCTGGGCGAGGCGTTCAAGGTCAAGGCGTACCCCACCGTACTGAAGGTGGGGCGAGGTGGCGACGGCCGGCTCGTCGTGCGCTCCAACGCTGTGGATCTGAGCAGGCCGGACGTGGCGGCGGTATGA
- a CDS encoding IS5 family transposase, which yields MRPLLPVPAWLQGRGGQPEGYCHRQMLDAVRYLVAGGISWRAMPADFPDWGCVYAFFRRWREHGLTTEFHDRLRGRVREREGREAEPTAGIIDAQSVRAAATVPAASRGYDGGKKVPGRKRHIVTDCLGLLLVVAVTAANIGDRDAAAGLLTRLRRLHRDITLVWADGGYTGDLVDWCRQKLALTLQIVKRTDDMKGFVVLPRRWVAERTFAWLMNSRRLARDYETLPATSEAMITRMGRRLARPRTAGQR from the coding sequence ATCCGGCCGTTGCTGCCGGTGCCAGCCTGGCTTCAGGGGCGGGGCGGACAGCCCGAGGGCTACTGCCACCGTCAGATGTTGGACGCGGTCCGGTATCTGGTCGCGGGCGGGATCTCCTGGCGAGCGATGCCCGCGGACTTCCCCGATTGGGGCTGTGTTTACGCCTTCTTCCGCCGCTGGCGCGAGCACGGGCTGACCACCGAGTTCCATGACCGGCTGCGCGGTCGGGTGCGTGAGCGCGAGGGCCGTGAGGCCGAGCCCACGGCCGGAATCATCGACGCGCAGTCGGTACGGGCCGCCGCGACGGTGCCTGCCGCCTCACGCGGCTACGACGGCGGGAAGAAGGTGCCGGGCCGCAAGCGGCACATCGTGACCGACTGCCTCGGCCTGCTCCTGGTCGTCGCGGTCACCGCCGCGAACATCGGCGACCGGGACGCCGCCGCGGGCCTGCTGACCCGGCTGCGCCGCCTGCACCGCGACATCACCCTCGTCTGGGCCGACGGCGGCTACACCGGCGACCTCGTCGACTGGTGCCGGCAGAAACTCGCCCTCACCCTGCAGATCGTCAAGCGCACCGACGACATGAAGGGATTCGTGGTGCTGCCCAGGCGCTGGGTGGCAGAGCGCACATTCGCATGGCTGATGAACTCCCGCCGCCTGGCGAGGGATTACGAAACTCTGCCCGCTACCAGCGAAGCGATGATCACGCGGATGGGCCGGCGTCTGGCAAGGCCACGGACCGCAGGACAGCGCTGA
- a CDS encoding ABC transporter ATP-binding protein, translating into MTRARALARRIVAALALASRAAPGTLTLYGVLTLTAGVLPVAAAWLTRLLLDGLVRAAPFGVLAALGGGLAAAGVAAGILPQSLQYLRSQLDREAGLLAQDRLFTAVDGFAGLRRFEDPRFLDRLRLAQQAGRTTVSQAVDGVCGIARATLTITGFLGSLFVLSPVMAALVLLAGVPALLAELMLSRQRAGMAWRIGPVERREIFYSELLSSVEAAKEVRLFGFGGFLRGRMLAERRAGNAERRTMDRWEVRVQAGLGVLAAAVSGGGLLWSVHAARAGQLSIGGVTMFVAAVAGVQSALAALTATVAGAHHALLMFGHYLAVTTAGPDLPIAVPPRPLPALRKGIELRDVWFRYSDEHPWVLRGVNLFIPHGTALALVGRNGAGKSTLVKLLCRFYDPTRGAILWDGIDLREVDPADMRRRIGAVFQDYMHYDLTALENIALGDLDALHDRPRIEAAAVRAGIHEKLAGLPHGYDTMLSRMFFMESDKDDPATGVMLSGGQWQRLALARALLRDGHDLMILDEPSAGLDAEAEHEIHTTLRRHRVGRTSLLISHRLSAVRGADCIVVLDDGQVTEEGDHPTLMIANGHYARLFTLQAAGYRTENAAPSVPTGGS; encoded by the coding sequence ATGACGCGGGCGCGGGCCTTGGCACGGCGGATCGTGGCTGCGCTCGCGCTCGCAAGCCGGGCCGCACCAGGGACACTGACGCTGTATGGGGTACTGACGCTGACGGCGGGTGTCCTGCCTGTGGCGGCCGCCTGGCTGACCCGGCTGCTGCTGGACGGCTTGGTCCGTGCCGCGCCGTTCGGCGTGCTGGCCGCGCTGGGCGGAGGCCTGGCGGCGGCCGGGGTCGCCGCAGGGATCCTGCCGCAGTCGCTTCAGTATCTGCGGTCCCAGTTGGACCGGGAGGCCGGTCTCCTGGCGCAGGACCGGCTGTTCACCGCGGTGGACGGATTCGCGGGGCTGAGGCGGTTCGAGGATCCACGCTTCCTGGACCGGTTGCGGCTGGCCCAGCAGGCGGGCCGAACGACGGTGAGCCAGGCCGTCGACGGCGTATGCGGGATCGCCCGGGCCACGCTCACCATCACCGGATTCCTCGGCTCACTGTTCGTACTCAGCCCGGTCATGGCAGCGCTCGTCCTGCTCGCAGGAGTGCCCGCGCTACTCGCCGAGCTGATGCTGTCCCGGCAGCGGGCAGGGATGGCCTGGCGGATCGGACCCGTCGAGCGACGGGAGATCTTCTACAGCGAACTGCTCTCCAGCGTAGAGGCAGCCAAGGAGGTGCGACTGTTCGGCTTCGGGGGCTTTCTGCGCGGGCGGATGCTGGCCGAGCGGCGGGCCGGCAATGCCGAGCGGCGGACCATGGACCGGTGGGAGGTCCGCGTCCAGGCCGGGCTGGGCGTGCTGGCCGCCGCGGTGTCCGGCGGCGGACTGCTGTGGTCGGTGCACGCGGCCCGCGCCGGCCAGCTGTCGATCGGCGGCGTCACTATGTTCGTCGCCGCGGTGGCCGGGGTGCAGAGCGCGCTAGCCGCGCTGACGGCCACCGTGGCCGGTGCGCACCACGCCCTGCTGATGTTCGGCCACTATCTGGCGGTGACCACGGCCGGGCCGGACCTGCCCATCGCCGTCCCGCCACGCCCACTGCCTGCCCTGCGCAAGGGAATCGAGCTGCGTGACGTGTGGTTTCGTTACTCCGACGAGCACCCGTGGGTGCTGCGCGGCGTCAACCTGTTCATTCCGCACGGCACGGCGCTGGCCCTGGTCGGGCGCAACGGTGCCGGTAAGTCCACCCTGGTGAAACTCCTGTGCCGGTTCTACGACCCCACCCGCGGGGCGATCCTGTGGGACGGCATCGATCTGCGCGAGGTGGACCCCGCCGACATGCGCCGCCGGATCGGCGCGGTGTTCCAGGACTACATGCACTACGACCTGACCGCGCTCGAGAACATTGCGCTGGGAGATCTGGACGCGCTGCACGACCGGCCGCGCATCGAGGCGGCCGCGGTCCGAGCCGGCATCCACGAGAAACTCGCCGGCCTCCCGCACGGCTACGACACCATGCTGTCGCGGATGTTCTTCATGGAGTCCGACAAGGACGACCCGGCCACCGGCGTGATGCTCTCCGGAGGCCAGTGGCAGCGCTTGGCCCTGGCCCGGGCGCTGCTGCGGGACGGGCACGATCTGATGATTCTCGACGAGCCGTCCGCCGGGCTCGACGCCGAGGCCGAGCACGAGATCCACACCACCCTGCGCCGCCACCGGGTTGGGCGGACCAGCCTGCTGATATCCCACCGGCTCAGTGCCGTGCGTGGCGCTGACTGCATCGTCGTACTCGACGACGGTCAGGTCACCGAAGAGGGCGACCACCCCACGCTGATGATCGCGAACGGGCACTACGCCCGGCTGTTCACCCTGCAGGCCGCCGGATACCGGACCGAAAACGCTGCCCCGTCCGTGCCGACAGGAGGGTCATGA
- a CDS encoding MauE/DoxX family redox-associated membrane protein, translating into MQYLALGIRCLIGAVFVVSSASKVAGRGAFGAFAASVRDMRLLPPRLARPVARGVVVTEFAICALVVSPAAAAAGLTLAAMLLGVFAAGITLAVRRGVRAPCRCFGVSATPLGPRQIARNLVLAAVAVLGAVCGALPTAGAVRWGGAAVAVSGGLLLGGLVAVLDDICELYRPVPVADGRPRASAARGES; encoded by the coding sequence GTGCAGTACCTGGCGTTGGGGATCCGCTGTCTGATCGGGGCGGTGTTCGTGGTGTCGTCCGCCAGCAAAGTGGCGGGCCGCGGCGCGTTCGGTGCCTTCGCCGCCTCTGTGCGCGATATGCGGCTGCTGCCGCCGCGGCTGGCCCGGCCGGTGGCCCGCGGCGTGGTCGTGACCGAGTTCGCCATCTGCGCCCTGGTCGTCAGCCCGGCCGCTGCGGCGGCCGGGCTGACACTGGCGGCCATGCTGCTGGGGGTATTCGCGGCCGGCATCACGCTGGCGGTGCGCCGTGGGGTGCGCGCGCCGTGCCGTTGCTTCGGCGTCTCGGCGACCCCGCTCGGGCCCCGGCAAATCGCGCGGAACCTCGTCCTTGCCGCCGTCGCGGTCCTGGGGGCGGTGTGCGGGGCGCTGCCGACGGCCGGTGCCGTGCGGTGGGGCGGGGCGGCCGTGGCGGTGAGCGGTGGCCTGCTGCTCGGCGGGCTGGTCGCCGTGCTAGACGACATCTGCGAACTGTATCGACCCGTCCCCGTCGCCGACGGCCGCCCACGTGCGTCCGCGGCCCGCGGGGAGTCCTAA
- a CDS encoding transposase, producing MGSKSNRSRRYSEEFKGDAVALVRSSGKTVTEVAREIGVSAEGLRNWVKQDTIDRRQGAPGELTSAEREELRRLRRQNREQAETIEVLWALRSGLSSALRGLPHHARSLRH from the coding sequence ATGGGAAGTAAGAGCAACCGCAGCAGGCGGTACTCGGAGGAGTTCAAGGGCGACGCGGTCGCGCTGGTCCGGTCCTCCGGCAAGACCGTCACCGAGGTGGCCCGGGAGATCGGGGTCAGCGCCGAGGGGCTGCGGAACTGGGTCAAGCAGGACACGATCGACCGCAGGCAGGGGGCGCCGGGCGAGCTCACGAGCGCGGAGCGGGAGGAACTGCGTCGGCTGCGGCGGCAGAACCGTGAGCAGGCCGAGACGATCGAGGTGCTGTGGGCGCTTCGATCGGGGCTTTCCAGCGCCCTTCGCGGTCTTCCTCACCACGCTCGAAGTCTTCGCCACTAG